A window of Selenomonas ruminantium subsp. lactilytica TAM6421 contains these coding sequences:
- a CDS encoding NAD(P)H-dependent glycerol-3-phosphate dehydrogenase, translating into MKIAVLGCGRWGSFHAWYAQRIGHQVMLWGRKGSKHLAALQATRKNEYLTLPDAVELTDDLAGVVAFADIVIISISAQKLREFCQQLKFLPDLTQKKFVLCMKGLEIGTGKRLTTIMAEELGTDLKTAVWVGPGHVQDFVREIPNCMVIASKEMQLTKDLVTAFASPLIRFYYGEDLLGTEIGAAAKNVMGLAAGMLDGLNYSSLKGALMARGTRELSRLIEKMGGDKMTVYGLSHLGDYEATLFSHFSHNRCFGEDFIRGKSFTKLAEGVYTVEALMDIAREYQLELPICGTVYAIIHEHKDPQEELLKLFLRDNKAEQE; encoded by the coding sequence ATGAAGATTGCAGTATTAGGCTGTGGCCGTTGGGGCTCCTTTCATGCCTGGTATGCCCAGCGTATTGGTCATCAGGTGATGCTTTGGGGACGTAAGGGCTCGAAGCATTTGGCCGCTTTGCAGGCAACGCGGAAGAATGAGTATCTGACACTGCCTGATGCGGTGGAACTTACGGATGATCTGGCCGGGGTGGTGGCCTTTGCCGATATTGTCATCATTTCCATCAGCGCCCAGAAACTGCGGGAATTCTGCCAGCAGTTAAAATTTCTGCCGGATTTGACGCAGAAGAAGTTTGTGCTTTGCATGAAGGGGCTGGAAATCGGTACAGGTAAGCGGCTGACCACCATTATGGCAGAGGAACTGGGCACAGACCTGAAGACAGCTGTCTGGGTGGGGCCCGGTCATGTGCAGGATTTTGTGCGGGAGATTCCCAACTGCATGGTGATTGCGTCCAAGGAAATGCAGCTGACCAAGGATTTGGTCACGGCCTTTGCCAGCCCGTTGATCCGTTTTTATTACGGTGAGGATCTGTTGGGGACGGAAATCGGTGCAGCGGCGAAAAATGTCATGGGCCTGGCAGCGGGGATGTTGGACGGCCTGAACTACAGCAGCCTCAAAGGTGCTTTGATGGCCCGGGGCACCCGGGAACTCTCCCGTCTGATTGAGAAGATGGGCGGAGATAAGATGACGGTGTACGGCCTGTCCCATTTGGGGGATTATGAAGCCACTCTGTTCTCCCACTTTAGCCATAATCGCTGCTTTGGTGAGGATTTCATCCGGGGCAAAAGCTTCACGAAATTGGCCGAAGGCGTATACACAGTGGAGGCCTTGATGGACATTGCCCGGGAGTATCAGCTGGAACTGCCCATTTGCGGGACGGTCTATGCGATTATTCACGAGCATAAGGATCCGCAAGAGGAGCTGTTGAAATTATTTTTGCGTGACAACAAGGCCGAGCAGGAATGA
- a CDS encoding diguanylate cyclase: protein MKQFPFAINTIKELQDCVEQVREESRQMPALSSVLVSVFMDTSKVQMLTDIQKGVQAVFPEAQIIGAVSSGELVNGRLLDQGVVVNFTFFEKAAVRVFAYDFQERKSNTAGRDLLSILQADKEAAAVEVISAGFHLDINPFFKQLSASRRKIVFFGGLADDGSLGKNGLVFTHKEQIRHGVVVAVFSGKDLHVQAKSSFGWKPLGRTMTVTRMDGDFCLQELDGRPPLEVFEKYLGIRNTESFLVEALTFPFYFERHGTTLARHPRRCRDDGSMMFGADFRVGEQVRLAYGDPGEIIDNAMSLQEKMASFKPEAIFVVSCVARWMLLGSDTEKELAISKHLASSAGFYAYGEFMRNENGEIMVSNMTLVTIGMREGLSLGRQSNVVPPRPKLNQHRTLMTRLVHFIETTSQELEESNRKLKHLAQIDRLTGLFNRGETEANLRELLKRAQKLNEPLSVLMMDVDDFKVINDSYGHAVGDDTLKKIANILQMNTRRGSDVPGRWGGDEFFVVLPGSGIERARIIAERVGRLINEQAVLEDGSMVTTSIGVVTAASDDTPDTLFKRADGALYEAKQIRGKNNVVVH, encoded by the coding sequence ATGAAACAATTCCCCTTTGCGATAAATACAATCAAAGAGTTGCAAGATTGCGTGGAGCAGGTGCGGGAGGAAAGCCGGCAGATGCCGGCGCTGTCCAGTGTGTTGGTGTCCGTGTTCATGGACACCAGTAAGGTACAGATGCTGACCGATATTCAGAAAGGCGTACAGGCTGTATTTCCGGAAGCGCAGATCATCGGTGCTGTCTCCAGTGGTGAATTGGTCAATGGCAGGCTGCTGGATCAGGGCGTTGTGGTGAACTTCACCTTCTTTGAGAAGGCTGCGGTGCGGGTATTTGCTTATGATTTCCAGGAGAGGAAAAGCAATACGGCGGGCCGGGATCTGCTCTCTATTCTGCAGGCTGACAAGGAAGCGGCGGCAGTGGAGGTGATCTCTGCCGGCTTCCATTTGGATATCAATCCCTTTTTCAAGCAGTTGTCTGCCTCCCGCCGGAAGATTGTCTTCTTTGGCGGGCTGGCCGATGATGGCAGCTTAGGGAAGAACGGTCTGGTCTTTACCCATAAGGAGCAGATCCGCCATGGTGTGGTGGTGGCGGTTTTCAGTGGCAAGGATCTCCATGTGCAGGCCAAGTCCAGTTTCGGCTGGAAGCCCTTGGGCCGCACCATGACGGTGACCAGGATGGATGGGGATTTCTGCCTGCAAGAACTGGATGGCCGTCCGCCCTTGGAGGTCTTTGAGAAATATCTGGGCATCCGGAATACGGAGAGCTTTTTGGTGGAGGCCCTGACGTTTCCCTTTTACTTTGAACGTCATGGCACTACGCTGGCCCGTCATCCCCGCCGCTGCCGCGATGATGGCAGCATGATGTTTGGCGCTGATTTCCGGGTGGGCGAGCAGGTGCGGCTGGCTTATGGCGATCCGGGCGAGATCATCGACAACGCTATGTCCCTGCAGGAGAAGATGGCCAGCTTCAAGCCGGAGGCCATCTTCGTCGTCAGCTGCGTGGCCCGTTGGATGCTGTTGGGCAGTGATACGGAAAAGGAGCTGGCCATCAGCAAACATTTGGCCTCCTCGGCAGGCTTCTATGCCTATGGTGAGTTCATGCGCAATGAGAACGGGGAAATCATGGTTTCCAATATGACCCTGGTGACCATCGGCATGCGTGAGGGCTTGAGCCTGGGACGGCAGTCCAATGTGGTGCCGCCACGCCCCAAGCTCAATCAGCATCGCACTTTGATGACCAGACTGGTGCATTTCATTGAAACCACGTCCCAAGAACTGGAGGAGTCCAACCGGAAGCTCAAGCATCTGGCCCAGATCGACCGGCTTACAGGACTCTTCAATCGCGGGGAAACGGAAGCCAATCTGCGGGAACTCCTGAAGCGTGCCCAGAAACTCAATGAGCCCTTATCGGTATTGATGATGGATGTGGACGATTTCAAGGTAATCAATGACAGTTATGGTCATGCTGTCGGTGACGATACCTTGAAGAAGATTGCCAATATCCTGCAGATGAATACCCGCCGGGGGTCCGATGTCCCCGGGCGCTGGGGCGGCGATGAATTCTTCGTGGTTCTGCCAGGCTCCGGGATCGAACGGGCCAGGATCATTGCGGAGCGGGTAGGTCGTTTGATCAACGAACAGGCTGTCCTGGAGGATGGTTCCATGGTCACCACCAGTATCGGCGTGGTGACGGCTGCTTCGGATGATACGCCGGATACCTTATTCAAGCGGGCTGATGGCGCTCTCTATGAGGCCAAGCAGATCCGCGGGAAGAATAATGTGGTTGTGCATTAA